The following coding sequences are from one Clostridia bacterium window:
- a CDS encoding methylated-DNA--[protein]-cysteine S-methyltransferase, giving the protein AAVGRPQAFRAVGGAEAKNLTSIIISCHRVVAARGGLGGYRLGLEMKARLLRLEGSRVW; this is encoded by the coding sequence CCGCAGCTGTGGGCAGGCCTCAGGCGTTTCGGGCGGTAGGAGGAGCAGAGGCCAAGAATTTGACCTCTATTATTATTTCTTGCCACCGGGTTGTGGCTGCCCGAGGAGGGCTAGGTGGGTACCGACTAGGTCTGGAGATGAAGGCAAGGCTTCTACGCCTTGAGGGATCAAGAGTTTGGTAG
- the amrA gene encoding AmmeMemoRadiSam system protein A, with product MGELVYCCLLPHPPVIVPEVGGRDLTAVSATVEGMKKASKALVDTTPDTVLIISPHGPVFRDAVAYLKGQKLSGSLKDFRAPQVEFSFVNDLELIACIEEEAQAIGIPMVGIDGSSSRWYGVDAVLDHGMMVPLYYLRRAGLPTQVRLVALGMSLLGREQLYRFGVGLRKAIANSPRRVALVASGDMSHRLIPGAPAGYDPKGEEFDRIIREALQKGDPLPVLKVESHLAERAGECGLRSLIMALGALDGLAIKPRVYSYEGPFGVGYLVAELLPQGPDASRSFLPMLLASQAESVADIRARESPIVRLARQSLEYYVNHGTKIAASQVPKLPDEFYKRAGAFVSIHTVDGQLRGCIGTVGPTQKHVVEEVIENAISAGTRDPRFPPVRAEELPYLVYSVDVLEPPEKVFSTDQLDPKRYGIIVRSGLRSGLLLPDLEGVDTVEEQIAIAKRKAGIGEDEPCELERFEVRRYH from the coding sequence ATGGGTGAGCTTGTTTACTGTTGCCTTCTTCCTCACCCCCCGGTAATCGTGCCCGAGGTGGGAGGCCGAGATTTAACTGCTGTTAGCGCTACCGTTGAGGGTATGAAAAAAGCCAGCAAGGCTTTAGTCGACACTACCCCTGATACGGTATTGATCATTAGCCCTCATGGTCCAGTTTTTCGTGATGCAGTTGCCTACTTAAAGGGGCAGAAGCTCAGTGGCAGCCTTAAGGACTTTCGCGCTCCCCAAGTGGAGTTTAGTTTCGTAAATGATTTAGAGCTGATAGCTTGTATAGAAGAAGAAGCTCAGGCCATCGGAATCCCTATGGTAGGGATTGATGGTTCGTCCAGCCGGTGGTATGGAGTAGATGCGGTTCTGGATCACGGCATGATGGTGCCACTTTACTACTTGCGCCGGGCCGGGCTGCCTACGCAGGTTCGGCTGGTGGCCTTAGGCATGTCTCTACTGGGTAGAGAGCAGTTATACCGTTTCGGGGTGGGATTGCGTAAAGCCATTGCCAATTCACCGCGGAGGGTGGCCTTGGTAGCATCCGGGGATATGTCGCACCGTTTAATTCCAGGGGCTCCTGCAGGGTACGACCCTAAGGGTGAAGAGTTTGACCGCATTATCCGGGAAGCACTACAAAAAGGCGACCCTTTGCCCGTATTGAAAGTTGAGTCCCACCTAGCTGAAAGGGCCGGGGAATGCGGACTACGCTCTCTAATCATGGCCCTTGGCGCCTTGGATGGATTGGCTATAAAGCCAAGAGTGTATTCCTATGAAGGCCCTTTCGGGGTTGGGTACTTGGTGGCAGAACTTCTTCCCCAAGGCCCGGATGCTTCCCGGTCGTTCTTACCCATGTTGTTAGCCAGCCAAGCTGAGAGTGTGGCCGATATTCGCGCCCGGGAATCCCCAATTGTCAGGCTAGCCCGCCAGAGTCTGGAATATTATGTAAACCATGGAACCAAAATTGCAGCTTCTCAGGTACCAAAGTTGCCTGATGAGTTTTACAAGCGAGCTGGAGCGTTTGTCTCCATCCATACCGTAGATGGCCAGTTGCGAGGTTGCATTGGTACCGTTGGCCCTACCCAGAAGCATGTGGTGGAAGAGGTAATCGAAAATGCCATTAGCGCTGGAACCAGGGATCCCAGGTTTCCTCCGGTTCGGGCCGAAGAGCTTCCTTACCTAGTCTATTCAGTTGACGTCTTAGAGCCGCCCGAGAAGGTCTTCAGTACTGACCAGCTTGATCCCAAGCGTTACGGTATCATCGTTCGCAGTGGCTTACGTTCGGGTTTATTGTTGCCGGATTTGGAAGGAGTCGATACAGTAGAAGAGCAAATAGCCATTGCTAAGCGGAAGGCCGGGATTGGCGAAGATGAGCCTTGCGAGCTAGAGCGATTTGAAGTCCGCCGCTACCACTAA
- the amrS gene encoding AmmeMemoRadiSam system radical SAM enzyme yields MEARYYQRLDGGLTRCLLCPHQCLIRPGKRGICRVRENQNGRLTALGYGYCSSLAMDPIEKKPLYHFYPGAMILSVGTVGCNFACAFCQNWEISQATVVEDDAPDRYLPADTLVRIAEKEQDRGCIGIAYTYSEPLVWYEYVLDVARKAHQKGLRNVLVTNGYIEPEPFQELIPWVDALNIDVKSFSEDFYRGVVHGRRDPVLRTVETAVRAGKHVEVTTLLVTGLNDNWGEIDQLVDWLSGLNPTIPLHFSRYFPQYRMDRPATPVSTLQEARKRAQEKLFYVYLGNVPGGEGSDTICPQCGQTLVRRLGYHTTVVGLKGKECSCCGRKADIVV; encoded by the coding sequence ATGGAGGCCCGCTATTACCAACGACTGGATGGAGGACTTACCCGGTGCTTATTGTGCCCTCACCAGTGCTTAATTCGTCCGGGGAAAAGGGGGATTTGTCGTGTACGCGAGAACCAGAATGGCCGGCTGACAGCCTTGGGGTACGGATATTGCTCCTCTCTGGCCATGGATCCCATCGAGAAGAAACCGCTGTACCACTTTTACCCTGGTGCAATGATCTTATCGGTAGGTACGGTGGGTTGCAACTTTGCTTGCGCATTCTGCCAGAATTGGGAAATTTCCCAGGCTACTGTTGTTGAGGACGATGCTCCGGACCGCTATCTTCCAGCTGATACTTTAGTTAGGATTGCAGAAAAGGAGCAGGATCGAGGTTGCATAGGCATAGCCTATACCTATTCGGAGCCGCTGGTTTGGTATGAATACGTACTGGATGTTGCCCGCAAAGCCCACCAGAAAGGGTTGCGCAATGTATTGGTAACCAATGGTTATATCGAGCCCGAACCTTTTCAAGAGCTGATACCTTGGGTGGATGCCTTAAATATCGACGTAAAGAGCTTTTCGGAGGATTTTTACCGGGGGGTTGTGCACGGCCGACGGGACCCAGTGCTGCGGACGGTGGAAACGGCAGTCCGGGCTGGGAAGCATGTGGAGGTAACTACTTTATTAGTTACCGGGCTCAATGATAACTGGGGGGAAATTGACCAGTTGGTGGATTGGCTTTCTGGTCTTAACCCTACCATTCCCCTTCATTTCTCCCGGTATTTTCCTCAGTATCGAATGGATCGCCCAGCAACGCCGGTGAGTACGCTGCAAGAAGCTAGGAAACGAGCCCAGGAGAAGCTCTTTTACGTATACCTAGGGAACGTTCCTGGGGGCGAGGGGTCGGATACGATTTGCCCTCAGTGCGGGCAAACCCTAGTTCGGAGGCTTGGGTACCATACTACGGTGGTAGGTCTGAAAGGAAAGGAGTGTAGCTGCTGTGGAAGAAAAGCGGACATAGTCGTATAG